A region of Streptomyces paludis DNA encodes the following proteins:
- a CDS encoding MBL fold metallo-hydrolase translates to MGAVITWWGHATCTVEDSGVRVLTDPLFTRRLAHLRRRLGAVPPPEAAVADVVLVSHLHSDHLHLPSLAALAPGTRLIVPRDAARSVPGLRRLDARGGRAGAGLRITEVEAGDEVAVGPLRVRAVPARHDGRRLPVGPYRSPALGYVVSGESRTYFAGDTGLFDAMADAVGPVDVALLPVGGWGPRLGPEHLDAGRAAQALARLAPAAAVPVHFGTYWPIGLDSVRPHEFYAPGDEFVRHAAELAPKVAVHLLRHGESVAPEAAA, encoded by the coding sequence TTGGGTGCAGTCATCACGTGGTGGGGTCATGCCACCTGTACGGTCGAGGACTCCGGCGTCCGGGTGCTGACCGACCCGCTCTTCACACGCCGGCTGGCGCATCTGCGGCGCAGGCTGGGTGCCGTACCGCCGCCGGAGGCCGCCGTCGCGGATGTCGTGCTCGTCTCGCATCTGCACTCCGACCATCTGCATCTGCCGTCGCTGGCGGCGCTCGCGCCCGGCACCCGGCTGATCGTGCCGCGCGACGCGGCGCGGTCCGTGCCGGGGCTGCGCCGGCTGGACGCCCGCGGTGGCCGGGCCGGGGCCGGACTGCGGATCACCGAGGTCGAGGCGGGTGACGAGGTGGCGGTCGGACCGCTGCGGGTACGGGCGGTGCCGGCCCGGCACGACGGCCGCCGGCTGCCGGTGGGCCCGTACCGCTCCCCGGCGCTCGGTTATGTGGTCAGCGGCGAGTCGCGGACGTATTTCGCGGGCGACACGGGGCTCTTCGACGCGATGGCGGACGCGGTGGGGCCGGTGGACGTGGCGCTGCTGCCGGTCGGCGGCTGGGGCCCGCGGCTGGGGCCCGAGCATCTGGACGCGGGGCGCGCGGCCCAGGCGCTGGCCCGGCTGGCGCCGGCCGCGGCGGTGCCGGTGCACTTCGGTACGTACTGGCCGATCGGGCTGGACTCCGTACGGCCGCACGAGTTCTACGCGCCGGGGGACGAGTTCGTACGGCACGCGGCCGAGCTGGCGCCCAAGGTGGCGGTCCATCTGCTGCGGCACGGCGAGAGCGTGGCGCCGGAGGCGGCGGCGTGA
- a CDS encoding VOC family protein translates to MEILGTTLRVCVDDLETSVAFYERLTGSPALRFERGGVSVAAVGCFLLMSGPASEIDVLRKVTATIAVKDVEEARTVLTGIGAKVIVGPVATPVGRNLIAVHPDGSVFEYVDRKAAEGR, encoded by the coding sequence ATGGAAATCCTGGGAACCACGCTGCGCGTCTGCGTCGACGACCTGGAGACCTCGGTGGCGTTCTACGAACGGCTCACCGGCAGTCCCGCGCTCCGTTTCGAGCGCGGCGGGGTCTCGGTCGCCGCCGTCGGCTGCTTTCTGCTGATGAGCGGTCCCGCGTCGGAGATCGACGTCCTGCGCAAGGTGACGGCGACCATCGCCGTCAAGGACGTCGAGGAGGCCCGTACGGTCCTCACCGGCATCGGGGCGAAGGTCATCGTGGGGCCGGTCGCCACCCCGGTGGGCCGGAACCTGATCGCCGTGCACCCCGACGGCTCGGTCTTCGAGTACGTCGACCGCAAGGCCGCCGAGGGCCGCTGA
- a CDS encoding LysR family transcriptional regulator: protein MDRMEGTDGRRGTATGLELKHLRCLVAIVDTGSFTDAALELGVSQAAVSRNLLALEKTLGVRLLHRTSRTVAPTTAGVQVLARARPLLSGADELVAEAAAGHSRLHLGHAWSAFGRHTTEFQRRWHHDHPGTELRLIRHNSSTGGLAEGLCDLAVIRAPLDLKPWSHALVGEEQRYLALASDDPWARRRAIRLDEAATRTLALDRRTGTTTVRLWPEGERPAVEYIHDIDDWLAAIASGRCIGVTPQATAAQYRRDGIIYRPLRNAEPVPVHLIWRRQDPHPATHAAVALAIDLYREHRQTR, encoded by the coding sequence ATGGATCGTATGGAGGGTACGGACGGACGCCGGGGGACCGCCACCGGACTGGAGCTGAAGCACCTGCGCTGCCTGGTCGCCATCGTCGACACCGGCAGCTTCACCGACGCGGCCCTCGAACTGGGCGTCTCCCAGGCCGCCGTCTCCCGGAACCTGCTCGCCCTGGAGAAGACCCTCGGCGTGCGGCTGCTGCACCGCACCAGCCGTACGGTGGCCCCCACCACGGCCGGTGTGCAGGTGCTCGCCCGCGCCCGCCCGCTGCTCTCCGGCGCCGACGAACTCGTCGCCGAGGCCGCCGCCGGCCACAGCCGACTGCACCTCGGCCACGCCTGGTCGGCCTTCGGCCGGCACACCACCGAGTTCCAGCGCCGATGGCACCACGACCACCCCGGGACCGAACTCCGGCTCATCCGCCACAACTCGTCCACCGGCGGGCTCGCCGAAGGACTGTGCGACCTCGCCGTCATCCGCGCCCCGCTCGACCTCAAACCCTGGTCACACGCCCTCGTCGGCGAGGAACAGCGCTACCTCGCCCTCGCCTCCGACGACCCGTGGGCCCGCCGGCGCGCCATCCGCCTGGACGAGGCCGCCACACGCACCCTCGCCCTCGACCGCCGTACCGGCACCACCACCGTGCGGCTGTGGCCCGAAGGCGAACGCCCCGCCGTCGAGTACATCCACGACATCGACGACTGGCTCGCCGCCATCGCCTCCGGCCGCTGTATCGGCGTCACGCCCCAGGCCACCGCCGCGCAGTACCGCCGCGACGGCATCATCTACCGCCCCCTGCGCAACGCCGAGCCCGTCCCCGTCCACCTCATCTGGCGCCGGCAGGACCCCCACCCCGCCACCCACGCCGCCGTCGCCCTCGCCATCGACCTCTACCGCGAGCACCGGCAAACCCGGTAG
- a CDS encoding bifunctional phosphatase PAP2/diacylglycerol kinase family protein: MTDTFAARLDSLDRRVFRSVAGRHWPGADPVLPRLSRGANHGLLWLGAAAGIALLGRGAKSRRAALRGTVSLGLASAAVNTVGKHAVRRQRPGLDSVPVVRRLKRQPFTTSFPSGHAASAAAFATGVALESKGWGAAVAPVAAAVALSRVYTGAHYPSDVVVGAALGVGAAFAVRGLVPTRAQLPSPGRPYAEAPALPDGQELVVVVNRASGSADTASLVRDALPEAAVVECDPEEVEGELEKAAGRCRALGVLGGDGTVNRAAAIAVHHGLPLAVFPGGTLNHFAYDLGIEHVHDTARAVTEGDAVRVDLGRFTPGPDGKTPGHFLNTFSLGVYPELVREREHWSPRIGGWPAGVLAALKVLRGRHQLDAEFEGRRRSLWLLFAGNGMYEQMGPTPGHRRDLADGLLDVRIVHGGRTPGLRLLGAALAGPLSRSPFHAAERRRRVRVAGIAPGTPLAFDGEVTEAPGELTLDKAAEALRVYRPKAL; the protein is encoded by the coding sequence ATGACCGATACCTTCGCCGCACGGCTCGACTCCTTGGACCGGCGGGTCTTCCGCTCCGTCGCCGGCCGGCACTGGCCCGGCGCCGACCCGGTGCTGCCCCGGCTGAGCCGCGGCGCCAACCACGGGCTGCTGTGGCTCGGCGCCGCCGCGGGCATCGCCCTGCTCGGCCGGGGCGCGAAGTCGCGCCGGGCGGCCCTGCGGGGCACGGTGTCGCTGGGGCTCGCCTCGGCGGCCGTCAACACGGTGGGCAAGCACGCCGTACGGCGGCAGCGGCCGGGGCTCGACTCCGTCCCGGTCGTACGGCGGCTGAAGCGGCAGCCGTTCACCACGTCCTTCCCGTCCGGGCACGCGGCCTCGGCCGCCGCCTTCGCGACCGGGGTCGCGCTGGAGTCGAAGGGCTGGGGCGCGGCCGTGGCCCCGGTGGCCGCCGCCGTGGCGCTCTCGCGCGTCTACACCGGCGCGCACTATCCGAGCGATGTGGTGGTGGGCGCGGCACTGGGCGTGGGCGCGGCCTTCGCGGTGCGCGGGCTGGTGCCGACGCGCGCCCAACTGCCCTCGCCCGGCCGCCCGTACGCCGAGGCGCCCGCGCTGCCCGACGGCCAGGAGCTGGTCGTGGTGGTCAACCGCGCCTCCGGTTCGGCGGACACGGCGAGCCTGGTGCGCGACGCGCTGCCGGAGGCGGCGGTCGTGGAGTGCGACCCGGAGGAGGTCGAGGGCGAGCTGGAGAAGGCCGCGGGCCGCTGCCGCGCCCTCGGGGTCCTCGGCGGCGACGGTACGGTCAACCGGGCCGCCGCGATCGCCGTGCACCACGGGCTGCCGCTGGCCGTCTTCCCCGGCGGCACGCTGAATCACTTCGCGTACGACCTGGGCATAGAGCACGTCCACGACACGGCGAGGGCCGTGACCGAGGGGGACGCCGTCCGCGTCGACCTGGGGCGCTTCACCCCCGGCCCGGACGGGAAGACGCCGGGCCACTTCCTCAACACCTTCAGCCTGGGCGTCTATCCGGAGCTGGTGCGGGAGCGCGAGCACTGGTCGCCGCGGATCGGCGGCTGGCCGGCCGGGGTGCTGGCGGCGCTGAAGGTGCTGCGCGGCCGGCACCAGCTGGACGCCGAGTTCGAGGGCCGGCGGCGCTCGCTGTGGCTGCTGTTCGCCGGGAACGGGATGTACGAGCAGATGGGCCCCACCCCGGGCCACCGCCGCGATCTCGCCGACGGGCTGCTGGACGTACGGATCGTCCACGGCGGCCGGACCCCGGGCCTGCGCCTTCTCGGCGCCGCGCTGGCGGGCCCGCTCAGCCGCTCACCGTTCCACGCGGCCGAGCGGAGGCGCCGGGTCCGCGTCGCGGGCATCGCGCCGGGCACTCCGCTGGCCTTCGACGGCGAAGTGACCGAGGCGCCGGGCGAGTTGACGCTCGACAAGGCGGCGGAGGCGCTGCGGGTCTACCGGCCGAAGGCCCTGTAG
- a CDS encoding aminotransferase class I/II-fold pyridoxal phosphate-dependent enzyme, whose amino-acid sequence MRLTAAEDRGPVRYGPAAPGTGLPVLPELVAACAAAAPHPVAQPPGGGAALREAARGYWWRRGLHGGPDDMAAAPGVRPLLLALLAAAGGDVLMPRPCPAWWAPQARLLGRAAYHVPVSAEAGGVPDPFALLETVRRVRAEGGAPRVLLLCPADDPTATVAPPELVRETCEAALGAGLRVVSDETWRDTLHRPHETVLLSPAEMWPDEVVVLADAVGSLLPAAWPLAVARFPATPDGAALRARTLDILTALGATVAGPVAAAAVHALGEPAAVTARARAAATLHGRVAAAAHRAVLTAGALARTPLAGRFLYADLGPLRPRLAGLGVTDSMELENHLSTRLGTATPGGHRFGDDPAALRVRLPTTPLLGTDTTQRLTALTAPDPLRLPHVALALADLAEALER is encoded by the coding sequence GTGCGGCTCACGGCAGCCGAGGACCGAGGTCCCGTACGGTACGGTCCCGCCGCGCCCGGCACCGGCCTGCCCGTCCTCCCCGAGCTGGTCGCGGCATGCGCGGCGGCGGCCCCGCACCCCGTGGCCCAGCCGCCCGGCGGCGGCGCGGCCCTGCGGGAGGCGGCCCGCGGCTACTGGTGGCGGCGCGGACTGCACGGCGGGCCCGACGACATGGCCGCCGCACCCGGCGTCCGGCCCCTGCTGCTCGCGCTGCTCGCCGCGGCCGGCGGGGACGTGCTGATGCCCCGGCCCTGCCCCGCCTGGTGGGCCCCGCAGGCCCGGCTCCTGGGGCGCGCGGCCTACCACGTGCCCGTCTCGGCGGAGGCGGGCGGCGTACCCGATCCGTTCGCCCTGCTGGAGACGGTCCGGCGGGTACGGGCCGAGGGCGGCGCGCCGCGCGTACTGCTGCTCTGCCCCGCCGACGACCCGACCGCCACCGTCGCCCCGCCCGAACTCGTCCGTGAGACCTGCGAGGCGGCCCTCGGGGCGGGGCTGCGCGTCGTCAGCGACGAGACCTGGCGCGACACGCTGCACCGCCCGCACGAGACGGTGCTGCTGAGCCCTGCGGAGATGTGGCCCGACGAGGTCGTGGTCCTCGCCGACGCGGTGGGCTCGCTGCTCCCGGCGGCCTGGCCGCTGGCCGTCGCCCGTTTCCCCGCGACCCCGGACGGCGCCGCGCTGCGGGCCAGGACGCTGGACATCCTCACGGCGCTCGGCGCGACGGTCGCGGGCCCCGTCGCCGCGGCTGCCGTCCACGCGCTCGGCGAGCCCGCCGCCGTCACGGCCCGGGCACGGGCCGCCGCCACGCTCCACGGCCGCGTGGCCGCCGCCGCCCACCGCGCCGTGCTCACCGCGGGCGCCCTGGCCAGGACCCCGCTCGCGGGCCGCTTCCTCTACGCCGACCTGGGCCCGCTGCGCCCGCGCCTGGCCGGGCTGGGCGTCACCGACTCGATGGAGTTGGAGAACCACCTGAGCACCCGCCTCGGCACCGCCACCCCCGGCGGCCACCGCTTCGGCGACGACCCGGCCGCCCTACGCGTACGCCTGCCGACCACCCCCCTGCTCGGCACGGACACGACACAACGCCTGACGGCACTGACGGCCCCGGATCCGCTGCGCCTGCCGCATGTGGCGCTGGCACTGGCGGACCTGGCGGAGGCGCTGGAGCGGTAG
- a CDS encoding DUF6204 family protein: MTTQHTYRVIVRGTWNGLPDDVRARLLAEVADHGLSQMRFTPDGSLTYDRTLKHFSYRYELLSDAADGPEMAGALAEDRAETALRALGGAWGELRATVTDMDTMKINRKGR; this comes from the coding sequence ATGACCACGCAGCACACCTACCGGGTGATCGTCCGGGGGACCTGGAACGGGCTGCCGGACGACGTACGCGCGCGGCTGCTCGCGGAGGTGGCGGACCACGGGCTCAGCCAGATGCGGTTCACCCCGGACGGGTCGCTGACGTACGACCGCACGCTGAAGCACTTCAGCTACCGCTACGAGCTGCTGTCCGACGCGGCCGACGGCCCGGAGATGGCGGGCGCGCTCGCGGAGGACCGCGCGGAGACGGCGCTGCGCGCGCTGGGCGGCGCGTGGGGCGAACTGCGCGCGACCGTGACCGACATGGACACCATGAAGATCAACCGCAAGGGCCGCTGA
- a CDS encoding DedA family protein has protein sequence MIERFVSQLSALPTESTQQAVGYPSVFLLVMLGALVPVVPTGAVVSSAAVVAFHQTHPLSMLFVFLVASFAAFLGDVALYWLGRRGFGSRNGSRWLAALRRHAPPDRLEQAQLRLRENGVTVLVLSRLVPAGRIPVMLACLLGDWPLRRFARGDVPACLAWSATYMLIGILGGSLFPEPWEGVLAAVVLTVLLSTAPTIWRRLRRPGSGPGAGSEGQPT, from the coding sequence GTGATCGAGCGGTTCGTCTCCCAGCTGTCGGCGCTGCCGACCGAGTCGACCCAGCAGGCCGTCGGCTATCCGTCGGTGTTCCTGCTGGTGATGCTGGGCGCGCTGGTGCCGGTGGTGCCCACGGGAGCGGTGGTGAGTTCGGCGGCGGTGGTCGCCTTCCACCAGACCCATCCGCTCTCGATGCTCTTCGTCTTCCTGGTCGCGTCGTTCGCGGCCTTCCTCGGCGATGTCGCGCTCTACTGGCTCGGCCGGCGCGGCTTCGGCTCCCGCAACGGCTCCCGCTGGCTGGCGGCACTGCGCCGCCACGCGCCCCCGGACCGACTGGAGCAGGCGCAGCTGAGACTGCGGGAGAACGGGGTGACGGTCCTGGTCCTCTCCCGGCTGGTACCGGCCGGGCGGATTCCGGTGATGCTGGCCTGCCTGCTGGGTGACTGGCCCCTGCGCCGGTTCGCCCGGGGCGATGTCCCGGCCTGCCTGGCCTGGTCGGCGACGTACATGCTGATCGGGATACTGGGCGGCTCACTCTTCCCCGAGCCGTGGGAGGGGGTGCTCGCGGCAGTGGTCCTGACGGTACTCCTGAGCACGGCCCCGACCATCTGGCGCCGCCTACGACGCCCGGGCTCGGGCCCGGGAGCGGGGTCGGAGGGACAGCCGACGTAG
- a CDS encoding class I SAM-dependent methyltransferase, producing MPKETAVYTHGHHESVLRSHTWRTAANSAAYLLPELRSGQDVLDVGCGPGTITADLAALVAPGTVTAVDTAEDVLDKARGAAEAAGVDSVRFAVADVHDLDFPDDSFDVVHAHQVLQHVGDPVRALRELRRVCRPGGVIAARDADFGAFAWFPAVPVLDDWREVYRRVARANGGEPDAGRRLLSWARGAGFTDAAITATATTWCFATPEERAWWSGLWADRTTASGYAGLAVDGGHATAGRLAEFAGAWRAWGAAEDAWFMVPHGEILCRV from the coding sequence ATGCCGAAAGAGACCGCCGTCTACACCCACGGGCACCACGAGTCGGTGCTCCGCTCGCACACCTGGCGCACCGCCGCCAACTCAGCCGCGTACCTCCTCCCCGAGCTGCGGTCCGGCCAGGACGTGCTGGACGTGGGGTGCGGGCCGGGGACCATCACGGCCGACCTGGCGGCGCTCGTCGCCCCCGGGACGGTGACGGCCGTGGACACCGCCGAGGACGTGCTGGACAAGGCGCGCGGGGCGGCGGAGGCGGCCGGGGTGGACAGTGTCCGCTTCGCGGTCGCCGATGTCCATGATCTGGACTTCCCCGACGACTCGTTCGATGTCGTCCACGCCCATCAGGTCCTCCAGCACGTCGGTGATCCGGTACGGGCGCTGCGCGAGCTGCGCCGGGTGTGCCGGCCGGGCGGGGTGATCGCGGCGCGCGACGCGGACTTCGGGGCCTTCGCCTGGTTCCCGGCCGTACCCGTGCTGGACGACTGGCGGGAGGTGTACCGCCGGGTGGCCCGTGCCAACGGCGGTGAGCCCGACGCCGGGCGCCGGCTGCTCTCCTGGGCCCGGGGGGCCGGTTTCACCGATGCCGCGATCACCGCGACGGCTACCACCTGGTGCTTCGCCACTCCGGAGGAGCGCGCCTGGTGGAGCGGGCTGTGGGCGGACCGGACGACCGCGTCCGGCTACGCGGGGCTGGCGGTCGACGGCGGCCACGCGACGGCCGGGCGGCTGGCGGAGTTCGCCGGGGCGTGGCGCGCGTGGGGCGCCGCCGAGGACGCGTGGTTCATGGTGCCGCACGGCGAAATCCTCTGCCGGGTCTGA
- a CDS encoding EamA family transporter: MLGSGLSNQVGASVAALAFPVIGPAGVVAIRQWVAAGVLWAAGRPRVRSFTAAQWRPVLGLALVFAVMNLSLYAAIDRIGLGLAVTLEFLGPLTVALAGSRRRIDALCALAAAAAVVVLTRPSPSTDYLGVGMALLAAACWGCYILLNRAVGRRLPGLEGSAAAAAVSGVLYLPVGALVLWRHPPTPAVLACALAAGVLSSAVPFLADLLALRRVPARFFGVFMSVNPVFAALVGLIVLHEHLDMAAWAAICVIVGANAVAVTAASPQDHPSDIPHNETPISPSDIRA, from the coding sequence ATGCTGGGCAGCGGGCTGTCGAACCAGGTCGGGGCGTCGGTGGCGGCGCTGGCCTTCCCGGTGATCGGCCCGGCGGGGGTGGTCGCGATCCGTCAGTGGGTGGCCGCCGGGGTGCTGTGGGCGGCCGGCCGGCCGCGCGTGCGCTCGTTCACGGCGGCGCAGTGGCGGCCGGTGCTGGGGCTGGCGCTGGTGTTCGCCGTGATGAACCTGTCCCTGTACGCGGCCATCGACCGCATCGGGCTGGGGCTGGCCGTCACGCTGGAGTTCCTCGGCCCGCTGACGGTGGCGCTGGCCGGCTCCCGCCGCCGGATCGACGCCCTGTGCGCGCTGGCGGCAGCGGCGGCCGTCGTCGTCCTCACCCGTCCCTCTCCTTCCACCGACTACCTGGGCGTCGGTATGGCCCTGCTGGCCGCGGCGTGCTGGGGCTGCTACATCCTGCTGAACCGCGCCGTCGGCCGCCGGCTGCCCGGCCTGGAGGGCTCGGCCGCCGCCGCGGCCGTCTCCGGCGTCCTCTACCTCCCCGTCGGCGCCCTAGTGCTCTGGCGGCACCCTCCGACCCCGGCCGTCCTCGCCTGCGCGCTGGCGGCCGGGGTCCTCTCCTCGGCGGTGCCGTTCCTCGCCGACCTGCTCGCGCTGCGACGCGTCCCGGCGCGGTTCTTCGGCGTGTTCATGAGCGTCAACCCGGTCTTCGCCGCCCTGGTCGGCCTCATCGTGCTCCACGAGCACCTCGATATGGCCGCGTGGGCGGCCATCTGCGTCATCGTCGGCGCCAACGCGGTCGCCGTCACGGCGGCCTCCCCCCAGGACCACCCTTCCGATATCCCACATAACGAGACACCCATCTCACCATCCGACATTCGGGCGTAG
- a CDS encoding GNAT family N-acetyltransferase, giving the protein MSDQHPARPLAEGPRTRLHPYRPDDAEEFAALARASRRLHRPWLFPPEDTGAYAVYAGRIVEDPAKEGYLVRARDDGRLAGFININNIVRGGFQCGALGYGAFAHAAGRGLMTEALGLVLRHAFGPLGLHRLEANIQPANAASLALVRRAGFRSEGFSPDFLFIDGAWRDHERWAITAGR; this is encoded by the coding sequence ATGTCCGACCAGCACCCCGCCCGCCCGCTCGCCGAGGGGCCCCGCACCCGGCTGCACCCCTACCGCCCCGACGACGCCGAGGAGTTCGCGGCCCTCGCGCGCGCGAGCAGGCGGCTGCACCGGCCCTGGCTGTTCCCGCCCGAGGACACCGGGGCGTACGCGGTGTACGCGGGCCGGATCGTCGAGGACCCGGCCAAGGAGGGGTATCTCGTCCGCGCCCGCGACGACGGGCGCCTGGCCGGGTTCATCAACATCAACAACATCGTCCGGGGCGGCTTCCAGTGCGGTGCGCTCGGATACGGCGCGTTCGCGCACGCGGCCGGGCGCGGGCTGATGACCGAGGCGCTCGGCCTGGTCCTGCGCCACGCGTTCGGCCCGCTCGGGCTGCACCGGCTGGAGGCCAACATCCAGCCCGCCAACGCCGCGTCGCTCGCGCTCGTACGGCGGGCTGGCTTCCGGTCGGAGGGCTTCTCACCGGACTTCCTGTTCATCGACGGCGCGTGGCGCGACCACGAGCGCTGGGCGATCACCGCCGGACGCTGA
- a CDS encoding arginase family protein: MRNFVVVDAPSNLGLRPPAPGTVPGCYKLAGALREQGIVRRLGAREGGVVVPPRYDRGDWQEGDGVFNAAAIAAYTPRLADRIEQHVAAGDFPVVLGGDCSIQLGASLALRRRGRYGLVAIDGSADFRHPGNSTAIGAAGGEELALGTGRGQRELTDLEGLRPYLRDEDIRLFGMRDGDEDRAELTRLKISHTTVGELRERGVAEVAAAAALSLETPALDGFWVHLDADVLDPEIMPAVDSPDPGGLLPHELATLLRTLAGSARCVGLNVTIYDPDLDPDGTGAALLTDLVVGALVP, from the coding sequence ATGCGGAATTTCGTGGTCGTCGACGCCCCCTCCAACCTGGGCCTGCGCCCGCCCGCCCCGGGCACGGTCCCCGGCTGTTACAAACTGGCGGGCGCCCTGCGCGAGCAGGGCATCGTGCGGCGCCTCGGCGCGCGCGAGGGCGGGGTTGTCGTGCCGCCGCGCTACGACAGGGGCGACTGGCAGGAGGGCGACGGCGTCTTCAACGCCGCCGCGATCGCCGCGTACACCCCCAGGCTCGCCGACCGCATCGAACAGCACGTAGCGGCCGGGGACTTCCCGGTCGTGCTCGGCGGCGACTGCTCCATCCAGCTCGGCGCGTCGCTCGCGCTGCGCCGGAGGGGCCGGTACGGGCTGGTCGCCATCGACGGCTCCGCCGACTTCCGCCACCCCGGCAACTCCACCGCCATCGGCGCGGCGGGCGGCGAGGAGCTGGCCCTCGGCACCGGGCGCGGGCAGCGGGAGCTGACCGATCTGGAGGGGCTGCGCCCGTATCTGCGGGACGAGGACATCCGGCTCTTCGGGATGCGGGACGGCGACGAGGACCGCGCGGAACTCACCCGGCTGAAGATCTCCCACACCACGGTCGGGGAGCTGCGGGAGCGGGGCGTGGCCGAGGTGGCCGCCGCGGCGGCGCTGTCGCTGGAGACACCGGCGCTGGACGGGTTCTGGGTGCATCTGGACGCCGACGTACTCGACCCGGAGATCATGCCGGCCGTGGACAGCCCGGACCCCGGCGGTCTGCTCCCGCACGAACTCGCCACGCTGCTGCGGACCTTGGCCGGCTCGGCGCGGTGCGTCGGGCTGAACGTGACGATCTACGACCCGGATCTGGACCCGGACGGCACGGGCGCGGCGCTGCTGACGGACCTGGTGGTGGGGGCGCTCGTACCGTAA